The genome window TTGTCGAAATAGGTGTAGTCGGTGTCGTTACGGACCGTCTCGCCCTCCGACGGCGGCAGCGACGTCTTCGCCACCCGGCCCAGCTCGTCGTACACAGTCTCCGTGTAGACGTTCGGGTCGTTGTAGCGGGAGTCCGCCGGGTCGTACGGCTGGTACTTCTTGACCGGGCGGTTCAGCGCGTCGTACTCGGTACGCGCCGTGAACGCCGTGGTGGTGCCCGCGGCGACCGCCCTCGGGGTGATCACCTTGGTGACGTTGCCCACCTGGTCGTACTCGTACTTCGTCGACCGCGTCGTGGTGCCCTCGTAGGGAACCTTGACCTCGGTCTGCTTGCCGCGCTCGTCGTAGGTGATGGTGGTGGTGTTGTTCTCCGCGTCCGTCGTCGAAACGACCAGCGAGTCCTTGTCGTAGGTCTGCCTGGTGAACTTCCCGGCCGCGTCCGTGACGGTGGTGGCCCGATGGTCCAGATCGTAGGCCGTCTTGGTGGTGTAGTCGGTGGTGTCCGCCGTCGCGTTCTTCTTCGGGTCGATGACCGTGACGACGTTGCCGACGCTGTCGTACTCGTAGGAGACCTTGTCACCGGCCGCGTTGACCACGGAGGTGACTTGGTAGATCTGGTTGTAGTTGTTGGTGGTGACGTAGTCGGTGGCGTCCGTCGTCGTCGCCGTGCCCTTGGGCTCGGTCGTCGTCTTCAGGTTGCCGACCCTGTCGTAGGTGTAGGTCGAGGTACGCGGGGCGGTCAGGTTGTTCGCCGGCCCGGTCGCCGAGGTGATCTGGTCCGCGTTGTCGTACACCGCCGTGGAGACCGCACCGTTGGGCGCCGTCGACTTGGTGACGTTGTCGTTGGCGTCGTACTCGGGAGCCGGAGTGGTGATCAGGACGCCGGCGTCCTGCTTCTTCGGCACCGTGTTGACCAGCAGACGCCCGAACGTGTCATAGGTCTGCGTGGTGACCTTCTGCTTCGCGTCGGTGACCTTGGTGACCCGACCGCGCTCGTCGTAGACAAAGTCGGTCGTGAAGGACTTGGCGTCCGTGATCCGGTTTGGGTACCCGGTCGGCCCGAAGCCGGAGTACGACGTCGGGTTGCCGTTGGCGTCGGTGGCCTTGGTCAGCTCACCGTAGGCGTCGTAGTCGTACTTCGTGGTGTAGTCGTCCGGAACCGTCGTGGTCGCGACGCCCTTCGGGTCCGTGACCGTCTTCACGTTGCCGAAGGAGTCGTAGCCGAACTGCCAGGTACGACCCTCCGGGGAGGTCTTCGTGTACAGGTCGGCCGCGTAGCCGTCCGCGCGCGTCTGGTACTCGTACTTCGACGCGTTCGCCGGCCACTTGGTGGAGTCCGTCACGCAGGTGGCCGTCTGGTCCGGGACGCCCGCCTTGTTGTTCTCCGCGTCGCGCTTCCAGAGCGGGTAGCCCGTCTTCTGGTCGTAGCAGTACGCGGTCTTCGCGCCGTTGGCCTCTTCCAGGTAGGTGACGTTGTTGTCGGCGTCCCACGACATCTTCGTCGTCTGGGACTTGGCGTTGGTCGTCTGCACCGGGCGGCCGAAGTCGTCCGTGACGTACTGGGTGGCGTTCGACTCGGCGTCCGTGACCGTGGTGTCGGTGAACTTGGTGTTCGCGGTGTCCGCCGCGTACGCGAAGTCCGTGGTGCCGTTCAGACGGTCGGTGATGGTCTTCGTCCACCAGTGGTACTTCGGGTCGTCGCCCGTCTGCGGGGCGTAGTACGCCAGCTGGGTCGCGTTGCCGCGCGGGTCGGTGGCCTTGACCAGCTTGACGTTCTTGTTGCCCTGGGTGGCGTCGTAGGTGAACTTGAAGACCTTCGGCTGGGAGGAGCCGTCACCGTCGGTGAACTGACCCAGCAGGCCCTGCGTCGTGTAGTAGAAGGAGATCTTCCGGACGGGCAGGCCCGTGACCGACCCCGAGATGTCCGTGATGGACTTCACGTGGTCGTAGATCTTGGAGTTGGTCAGGTTGCTGCCGGTGACCTTGGCGCCCGTGCCGTCGATGTAGTCGTACGACGCGTCGCCCTTCTTGTAGTAGTCGACCGTCAGCGACTGCCGGCCCGCCGGGTCGGTGATGTAGAGGAGGAACTTGGTCGGCTTGTTGTTGGACTTGCGCTCCTCGTACGTGTACGTCTGCGTGTTGCCGTTCTTGTCCACGATGGACGTCAGGTAGCCGTCGCAGCCGAAGTAGAAGCGCGTGCCGTCCGGGCGGAGGAGGGTCCAGGCGTCCGGGACCGGGTCCTTGTCCGGGGTGCAGGACAGGCCCGTCTTCATCGTCAGCTGGTAGTGGACGCCCGCCGGGGCCTTCCACGTGCCGTCGGCCTGCTTGGTGAAGACATGCGTGGTGCCGTCCCCGTCCGGGAGGCGGATCTCCGTCGGGTTCGGATTGGGGTGGAAGTCCAGCGGTGCGCCCAGGCGGATCGGTCCGGCCAGCTGCGCCGACCAGCCCGCGCCCGAGACCGTGTCGGAGGTGTCGAGTGAGTTGTAGGCGAAGCGCGCGAACGTCGTCAGGCCCCGGCCGGGGTTGGTGAACGCGTTGTACGACCACACGCTGTTGCCCGAGGCGAGGTTGTTCATCACCGTCGAGCCGGCACCGGTGTTCTTGCCGGTGTAGGAGTAGAACTTCTCCAGGCCGAGGCTGTCGGAGGTGGGGTCCTCCACCGCCACGTTCTGCTTCAGCGGCTGGATCGAGGTGTTCGTCGCCGACAGCCAGCTGCCGTCGGACACCTTCTTGACGTCCCAGCCCAGCACGTAGTTGGTGCGCTTGCTGCCGGAGTCCGAGTTGATCGGTGTCTTGACCTGCGCCTGGATCGTGGCGGACTGGCCGGGGTTCAGCGCCGGGATCGCCGTGGAGAGCTGGTTGCCGCCGGTCGTGACGTCCGTGCCGTCCGGCAGCTTCCACGTGTACGACAGCACCCGCTCACCCGACGCCCAGGCACTGGAGGTGGTGTTGGTGACCGTGAAGTCCACCGTGTACGTGGAGTTCGGGGTCATGCGGGCCGGAGTCTGCGGCGCGTAGTACGTGTCATCCGTCGTGGAGTCCACGTAGATCACCCGCAGCAGCGGGCCGAGCTGGGGATCGGGCGCCTCCGAGCTCAGGAACAGGGTGCGCTCCTGCGGGCCGGTCGACGTCTCGTCCTTCAGCTTGACCAGCGCGCCGTGGTTCAACGACGGGGTCTTGGTCCAGCCCTGGGTCAGGGAGGTCGCGTCCCACCAGTGGCGGCCGACCTCGGAGACCTGGGCGACCGTGTCGGACACCGTGGCCGAGTAGTCGCCGCCTGCCGTGGTCCACGCGGTGGTGGAGGTGGCGTTGTTCCAGGTGGCCTGGGTCTCGTTGAAGTCCTTCGTCAGGCCGTGGAGTTCATAGATCGCGCCGTTGGATCCGGTGGTGGTCTCCGCGCCCCACATGAAGAGGCGGGATTCCAGGATCGTCGCGGTGGTGGGGATGGCGGAGGTGTTGAAGTCCAGCGCCGCCCGGGCCTTGCCGTAGGTGGTGGAGTTGTTGCCCACCTCCAGCCACTTCTGGCCCACACCGTACGAGGCGATCGTGTCCTCGTTCGTCGTCGGCTGACCCGAGGACAGGGTCGTGTCCGACACCGCTGAAGTGCCCTGCAGCAGTCGCATCGTCCGGCCCGCCTTCGGCACGCCCACGATCCGGGTCGGGGAGCCCAGCAGCTGGCCGTTCTTCGTCTTCACCGCGAGCTGGTAGTAGTACGACCGGCCGATCTCCACCGACGACGAGTCCGGCGTCGGGGTCGCCGTGGTGTCCGTGTAGGCGGTCGCCGATTTGTCGATCGGGGCGACCAGGGTGGCCGCGGACGGTGTGAACGCCTGCTGCGTGGAACGGTGCAGCTGGTACTCGACGATGTCGTAGCCCGAGTCACCGGTGGAGTTCGAGTACGCCTTCCAGGACAGCTCCGGGCCCGTGGAATGGATCACCGTCGGCGAGTTCAGCGTCGTACCGACCTTGCCGTACGTCACCGTCAGCCGCGGGATCGTGGACGTTTCGCCGCCGTAGTCGCCGTCACCGGACTCGTAGCGCGGGCCGCCGGTCGGCGCGGTGGAGGACTCGTCCGTGGCCTTGAGGACGAACCCGTTGTTCGCCGACGTGCCGCTGATCCACTGCTGGACGGTGTCGGTCACCGGGAACTTGTGCCACTGGTTGTACTGCCCCGCGCTCTTGGTGATCGTCGCCGGGTTCACCCAGCGCACCGCGTCCGCGATCACCGCCGTAGAGGTGGACGCGGGACCGTCACCGAGGACGACCTTGCCGGCCGTGCCCTGCGAGAAGTTGATCTCGTTGCCGCCGTTGAGGGAGGCCCACACCCCGTTGGTGCCCGACTGCTGGTTCACCGTGTACGTCGTGGACCCGCCACTGCCCGTCACCGTGTACGGCGCGTTGCTCGCGCGGTCCGAACCCGCCACGTAGTGCACGTCGACGCGGTAGGAGTCGCTCTCCGGGAGCTTGGGCTGCCAGGTGTAGGTGTCCCCGGCCACCGAGTCCTTGTTGGAGTGGTAGTCCGAGCCGATCCCGGACGACGACGACGTCGCCGGCCAGGTGCCGGTCGCCGCCGTGGTGCCCGCATCACCGTCGTCGACCTGCACGCTGGTGCCGGACAACTCGCCCACCAGCGACGACGTGTTGGACCAGGTCGCCGTCGACTCGTCCCACGCCCCGGTCGCCCGGTAGGCGCCGATGGTGACGTTGTTGGCGTTGGTGGTGTGCGCCTGGTCGTAGTACATCTCCAGGCGCGCCGAGTCGATCTTCGTACCCGAGGGGATCTCGCTCAGCGGGAACTTGATCAGCGAACGGGAGATACCCGTGTCCGTCTTGCCCGCCGACAGCTTCCACGTGGTGTTGAAGTTCGTCGACGCCTGATCCGACAGGACCATGACATCCTGGGAGTCCGTCGGACTCGGCGCGATCGTGATCGTCGGGTCGATCACCACCGGATACTGCCGGTCCTTCGATGCCAGCCACTCCGTGTCCGGTGTGACCGTCAGCTTCCAGGACTTCCCGTCCCGGGTCAGCTTCTGGGTGACCTTGGTGCTGTAGGTCTCCCCGAAGACGGAGGTGTCCGCCTTCTTCGCGTCCGTCATGAACGGCGCCGGGATCACCATGACCGGGGTGTTCGGCAGTTCCCCGTACAGCGCGATCGAGCCGTCCTTGCGGGCCTTGGGCACCAGCCCGTCGGTGTTCAGCGTGAACGTGAACTTCAGCGGACCGGACGGGCGCCGGGCGAGGGTGATGTTCTCCTTCACCCGGCCGCGGCCGACGCCGTACGAGATCTCCGCGCCGTGCGCCCGGTCCTCGTACGTGACCGTCGAGCCCTTCGCCGCAGGCGTCAGCCGCTTGCCGGCACCCTCAAGACCCAGGGTGACCGACCGGCCGTCCGGCGACTGGAAACGCACCAGACGGCCGGCGTCCGAACCGAACCAGCTCCGGCCCTCGTTCGTCGTGTTGGAGAAGTCAAAACCCTTCACCGACGAGGCTGCCACCGAGGTGTCGATCGGCTTCCACGCCTTCGACCCCACGTCCCGGTAGGAGGTCGGCAGCGCCGACAGCTCCGCCTGCACCCGGCCGTCCGAGAGCTGCCAGAAGCGGGCGTTCGCCGTCCGGCGGCCCGTCAGCTCCCGGACCCGCTTCGGCTTCGGCGCGACCCTGCCCTTCGGCAGCTTCTGCCGGTCCGCCATCCCCAATTCGTCATGCGACGGCGGCTTCCCGTGTTGCTCGCCCTCGTCGAACCACCCCTTGACGGTGTCGATTATTCCCTTTCCGTCACCGTCGGAGGCGGGGGCCGCATAGGCGATCTGGGGCAGCGCGGTACTTGTCACCGCGGATACCACCAGGCACGCCAAGAGCCTGCCCAATCTGGGTCTCACGCCACACCTTTCCTGAACATTCGTCATCGAAACAGCTGCCCGCACACGTCTTCCATCTGGGATGACGGCAGGTCACAGGCAGCGGCGCCGGCTTTTTAGCGATGCAGCTGACGCTCTGTCAACCCATGAGACATAAGGGAGCTTGGGGGGCTTCCCCGGCACTTGAGATCGAATCGGCCGGCCCTGGTGTCCGATATTTCCGCTCGCTGGCAATGGCGATTCGGAGTGGTGTATAAACGCCCGGCTCCAACCCCTAGAACCCGAACATTCCGAATTTCAGGGAGACCATCCATGGACGCCGAAACCCAGGAATCCGAAACCGCAGGGAAGCAATCCGGTGACCGCCTCGGCCTGGTCATCGGCGGCGCCCTGCTCGCCGCCTGCGCCGGCCTCGCCCTCTACGGCGTGCTCGGCACGGGCAAGGACGACAGCACGCCGGAACGCCGTACTCCGACCGCCGCGGTGACATACGAGGTGACCGGCACAGGCACCGCCGACATCACCTACCAGGCACGCAGCGCATCCGGTGAGGCAACCGTGGTCAAAGCCGCCGCGCTGCCTTGGCACAAGACGGTGGACGTCCCGCTCGGCAAGGAACCGACCGTCAGCATCATCCTCGGCGAGAACGGCGGACAGGCCCGCTGCGCGCTCGCCGTCCGCGGCAAGCACGTCCAAAGCGCCACCGCCAACGGCACCTTCGGCCGGGCCACATGCTCAGGCGCACTGCCCGCCCCGGCCAGCGAGCAGCAGGACTGAGCCCCGCCGGTCATCCCGTCCAGCCCGTCCAGCCCGTCCACGCACCGACAGGTCATCCGAATCGTCCCCACGATCGGTTTCCGGCGCCCAACTGAGAGGTATCCGGGCCGACTTCGCGGGCCCACGCTGCTTCCGCGGCCAAGCGTTGTGCCGGGCACCGGATCCGGGAGGGGGCCCGCAGCACGCGGCCGATCCGGTGCTCGGCGAGGGCCTGGCCGTTCGAGTTCACACACCTTGATTGGCACCGAGCGACGCCCAATCTCGAGGCATGAGATGGGGCGCGAGCCAGCTCTTATCAGCTGAGCCGACCGGGGCGCCCCCCCTGCGGATCACCAGCCGCAGGAGACATTGGCCTCCTTCGAACGTGCGGCCGGGGAAGCTGGCTCCTGGCGGGGAACGACGCGACCGTCGACACGAGCTTCGGCCTCGGCTCGGGCAGCAACGGCTCGATGAGTGACCGCCAGTTCGTCCGATGAACTACCGCGGCAGCCGCCGCTTGTCGGCCCCGACATCGCGCCCACAAAATCAGCAATGGATCCAACCGGCCGTTTCATGAGTGTTCGCGGAGCATCCGCATTGCGGCCGGCGGGTGGGGAGGTGCCCCTCAGCGGCTCTCGTGGCCCCCTTGTTTGAGAAACGTACGGTACGCCGCCCAGTCCGCCGCCGTCGCGGCGAAGTCCACATAGAGGGCGACGCCGAAGTGGGTGCGGTCCGCGTCCGTGCGGGAGAGGCCCAGTCGAGCGCCGCGAACGGCGGCAGTGACCGTTTCGGCGGACGCGTGATGGCCGATGTGGTCCTCGTGGTAGAAGGGCAGGCCGATCAGCAAGTCCGTTGAAGGCGGGGTGACTTCGAGAGCCAGAGAAGTCTGCTGGGCGACATAGCCTCCGTACAGGCTCTCGAGCGGCATCGCCGTGTCGTAGGACATCACCGCGATCTGGTCGACCCGGCGCGCGACCTGGCCGAAGTAACGCTGAGACCACCACTTGGGGTGTCCGGTGAGACCAGTCACGGAGTGGAGTGCGGGGAGGGGGTCGATCTGGGGGGCGGCCACCGAGAGTGGGACGTGGTGGGCACTGGTGACGCGGTGCAAAGCATCAAGGAGGGTGAGGTAGTCACGGTCGCCTGAGTGCAGGGGCTCCAGGTCGAAATGGGCGCCGTCGAACCCGGCCGCCAGAACCTGGCGGGCGGAACGGACCACCGCAGCCCGTGTCTCCTGCCGTTGCAGTCGCAGGCCAACCCTTCCCTCGCTCGCGAGCTTGTCGCCGAGCCAGGCCTGGACGCGTACGCCGGGTAGCTCGCGGTGTACGGCGTCGATCAGCCAACGCGCATTTCTATAAGCGGGCTTGGGGAGCGTGCCATCATGTTCCAGCGGGCCCGCGTGCACGTATAGGTCGCGGATCCCGGTGTCGCGCAGGCGGCGCGCCAGCGCATCGAGGTCCGTGTTCCGCTTACGTCCGTCGACCCAGGCGTGGCCGAGCCACAGAGCGTCCCGATTCCGGGTGTACGTCTCCGGCGCTGGGTCACCCGCGTAGTTCAGCCGTAGGGCGACTCCGGCGGCGAGGGTGGAGACGAGGAGCACGAGGAGCAGACCGAGGGCGACCCGTCGGGTCCAGCTCAGCCAGGCGTAACGGGGCCGACCGTTGCCGCGGAGTCCCTCGGCCGACCCGCGCGCGGGACCGGCCTCACCGCCGGCCTCCGGCACGCCCGGCTCCCTCGGCAACCGCGGCTCCGGCGAGTCGGCGACACACTCCGGCTCTGCCCCCTCGGAACCGGACTGGTCCGCGAGCGGCTGACCCGTACGCTCCGTGTCCATCTCTGTATCCCCCTCACACACGCCACGGCTACCTCGACTACCGGGCGACAGCAGTTCCCGGCATTGGCATCACCTGCGCATCTCGGCCTGCTGCAGCAGCGCGGTCGCGAGCTCGCTGGACGGGAGCAGCCTGTCACAGACCCGGCACAGGGCGGTATCGCGGGTGGCCCGGCCCGCCTCCCCTTCCGCAGGATGAAAGTCAACCAGATCTGGCCGACGGTCACCGCGCTGACCTGCGACCCGCGCAACTGGCTCCAATTCCTGGCTTACGAGGGCGAGATGCCGCCACGGCTGCTACTCCGTCGGCAACGAACACGCTCTGGGGTGTCAATCGGCGTCGCAAGGGCGCCGATCACAGTCTCACCACGCTCAAGAGCATCCGGGCGGCCCGCCCGGACGGTGCCCCTATCTACGTCATCCTGGACAACCTGTCCGCCCACAAGGGCAGCAAGATCCGCCGGTGGGCGGCCAGGAACAAGGTCGAGCTCTGCTTCACGCCGACCAACGCGTCCTGGGCCAACCCCATCGAGGCGCACTTCGGGTCGCTGCGGCCCCTCGCCAACTCCAACCACCCCAATCACGCCGTCCGGACCCGAGCCCTGCACCGCTACCTGCACTGGCGCAACCGGAACGCTCGACGTCCCGACGTCCTGGCCGCCCAGCGCCGGGAACGCGCCCGTATCCGCAGCGAGAAAGGCATCCGCTGGGGCCGCCCTCTCAACTCACCTGCCTGAGCGCCGCGCCGCTTCGCCGCAGGAACAAGCCCTGTCAGGTCCTTTCGGGCTTGCGGGCCAGCAGGCAGGCGTGCGGTCTGTTCACCCGTCCGCCGGGCTCCTGCTCCAGCCTCGCGGTGACGACGAGTCCGGCCTGCTCCAGCAGGCCGACCATGCGGTCCACTGGCAGGAGGTACGACTCGTAGGACACCGGACGGCCATAGCCCTGAGTCGGCTGCAGCCGTTCATCGCCGACATAGTCCCCCCAGAGCAGGTAGCCGCCGGGCGCGAGCGTGCGGTGGAACTCGGCGAACACCGCCGGCAGCCACTGCGGGGGCGTGTGGTGGGTGGAGTACCAGGCCAGGATGCCGCCGAGCTCGTCGTCCCTCATCTCCAGCGCGGTCATCGAGCCCTCGGTGAACCGCAGGTTCGGATAGGCGTGCCGGGCCAGCCCGATCATCTTCGGTGACAGATCGACGCCGAAGGCGGACACTCCCAGCCCGGCCAGGTGCGCCGTCACGCGGCCGGGGCCGCATCCCAGGTCCGCGACCGACCCCAGACCAGCCGTCCGCACGAGCTCGGCAAACCCCGCCAGCATCGCGCGTGACAGCGGGTCCATCTCGGCGGGGGGCGGAACGCGTTCGACGTAATCAGCGGCGACCGTGTCGTACGACTCGCGGACAGCGGTCAGAAAGGAGGGCTCAGCCATGCGGGCGACCCTAGACCAGAGGACCGACACGCCGTGTCACGACTTGAGTTGACCTGCGACATCCACCGCCGTAGACACCCGGCCATCACGCCACTCCGGTGATCGTTTCCGGTCAGAGCACTGGTCGTAGGTTCGGCGAAGGAGCTTGTCGAGTGTGTCGCGCGCGTCGTCCTCATGGCGCACGGACGTGTGACAGGGGACAAGGATGAATATGACGAGGTCCGCAGTCACGCGCACACCGTTGTCGAACACGCCGCCGAGCACGGTCTGCCGTCGAATGCCCCACTCGACGAGATCGTCCGCGAGGGCGTGCGGCGGGTGCTTGCCGCCGCGCTCAAGACCGAAGTCAGCTCCCAAATGACCGAGTTGGCCGATCAGCGAAAAGAGAAGGGCCACCGCCTGGTCGTGCGCATTGGCTGCCACCAGCCGCGCAGGGTGACCACGGCGGCCGGGGTGGTCGAGGTGAAGGCGCCGAGGGTGACAAAGCGCGTCGACGAAGCCACGGGCGAGCGCAATCGGTTCTCCTCGGTGATCCTGCCGCCGTGGCGCCGCAAGTCCCCGAAGATCAGCGAGGTACTGCCGCTGCTCTATCTGCACGGCCTGTCGTCCGGCGACTTCGTGCCCGCACCGGAGCAGTTCCTCGGCAGCTCGCCGGCTCTCCCCCGGCGACGGTCACCCGGCTGACGGTGCAGTGGCAGGCCGACCACGCCGCCTTCATGGAGTGTGGGCTGTCCGAGGTCGACTACGTATACGTGTGGGTCGACGGCGTCCACCTCAACGTCGACCTGAAGGAAGCCAAAGCCTGCGTGCTCGTCCTGGTCGGCGTGCAACGCCACGGCGACCGTGCAAGTCCAGCGCCAGCGGCTGCGAACACTTCCCCCATAGCCATCGAATCCAAGAGCAAAGCCGAACCCGAACCCATGCCGTCAAGGCGCCTAGGGCCCGTGCCGAGTTCGGGTCTTTAGTGGCTGGTTCGTGAGTCTTTGAGTGGATTTGCTGTCGCCTGATGGTGTGGCGGCGGGGCGGAATCCGCCGGCCCACGGTTGTTGATCTGGTGATGTGTTCGGGTGAGTGAACGCAAGCCGTACCCGAGTGACTTATCGGACGAGCAGTGGTCGTTGATCGAGCCGGTGATCACCGCGTGGAAGGACCGGCACCGCTCGGTCAGCGGCCACCAGGGCGTCTACGACATGCGGGAGATCGTGAACGCGATCCTCTACCAGGGGCGAACCGGCTGCCAGTGGGCCTATCTCCCGCACGACCTGCCGCAGAAGAGCGCGACGTACTACTACTTCGCCGCCTGGCGGGACGACGGAACCGACCAGGTCATCCATGAACTCCTGCGCTGCCAGGTCCGTGAACGCGCCCGCCGATTAGAGGACCCGACCTTGGTGGTCCTGGACACCCAGAGTGTCCATGTGGCCGCCGGGGTCCCCGCCACCACGAGTGGCCACGATCCGGCCAAGCGGGTGCCCGGCCGCAAACGCGGCCTGGCCGTGGACGTCCTCGGCCTGGTCATCGCAGTCGTCGTCCTCGCCGCGAACACCCACGACAACGCCGCGGGCATCATCCTGCTGGACCAGGTCGCCGAGCACGCCGGCGGAACCGTCCGCAAAGCCCTGGTCGACCAGGGCTTCAAGAACCAGGTCGTCATGCATGGCGCCGGCCTGGGAATTGATGTCGAGATCGTCGCGCGCAACCCGCAGGACAAGGGGTTCGTGCCGCAGCCGAAGCGGTGGAGGGTCGAGCAGACCTACGGGATCCTGATACTGCACCGGCGCCTGGTCCGCGACTACGAGCACCGCCCCTCCTCCTCCGCCTCCCGCGTCTACTGGGCGATGACCCACGTCATGACCCGACGCCTCACCGGCGCGAGCGCCCCCTCCTGGCGCGCGGCGCAGGCGGTGGCAGCGTGAACATCCGGCCCCTGCTCGATGCCCTGGACCTCCAGGAAGAAGCCGCCCGGGCCCTGGCCGACGACCTCCGCGCACAGATCGACGACCTGCAGACCCGGTTGCGGGAGGCCGAGACGCACCTGGAGCACCTCACGATCACCCGCAAGACCGTCATCGGCCTCGCCGACCGGCTCCCCGCGTCCGCGCCGGACCTGCCCGAGCACCCGGACTACCCCCGCATCCTCGCCACCTTCAACCACGCGACCGGGCCGCTACGGGCCAAGGACGTCTGCGCAGCCCTCGGCCACGAACTGCTGCCGAAGAACGTCGAAGGCACCCGCGCCAAGCTGAAACGCCTGGTCAAACTCGGGATCCTCACCGAGGCCGACACCGGCAACTTCGCCAGGAAGCAATAGCCAGCAGAACTTCCACCAGCGTCCTTGCTCCCACCTCAGCCAGAAACGGACATCGCCTTACGAACCGCCCACTTAGAGGGGCTGGAGGCTGCGGAGCCAGATGACGGCTCCGCGTAAGTGGAGTCCGGCCAGGTAGCTGGCCGGGGTCTTGTCGTAGCAGGCGGCGAGCCCGCGCCATTCCTTGATCTTGTTGATGCAGCGTTCGGCCGTGTTGCGCTCCTTGTACAAGGCCGCATCGTGGCTGACGGGGCGTCCGCCACGTGAGCCGTGCTTCAATCACCGCCCACTCGCCGTCCGTGAAATCACCCCGAGCCATCCCGCCTGTCTACCGCCACGGATCCAGCCAGGGCAGCAGAACGTCCGACTCGTGATCCGAACTCGGTAAACGCCTAAGAGTGCGCGCGGACCCACACCTGCCTATCCTGAATCTGCGGTGTCTTCCTCGCGTCCAGAAGAAGGGGATGCGGCGCAATGGGCAGCGGCGTATGGCTATCCCTAGACACGCGCACAGCCGAGACGCCTACTGTCAGGAGCGGGCATGGCTGATCGCGCAACGATGGAGCGTATCTGGGAAGCCCACACTGCCGGCGAGTTCGTGGCGCAGGACGTGGAGGCCACGATGGCCACGATGGACGACGACCCCATCGTCGTCCATGTGCCGACCGCCATGGGCGGTAGTGGGTACGACGACGTCAAGGACTTCTACGCACGCTGGTTCATTGGACGGAACCCGGACGATTTCACTGTGCGTTCGATATCCCGCACGGTGGGAGACGACAGCCTCGTAGACGAAATGATCGTGTCGTTCACCCACGACATCGAGGTGCCCTGGATTCTGCCTGGATTGGCACCCACCGGGCAGCAGGTCCGTATACCCGTCATCGCCGTCGTGGACTTCCGAGGCCCGCGTGTGCGGAGCGAGCGCATCTACTGGGATCAAACGGCGGTGCTCGCGCAGACGCAGTTGCTGAACGACGACATCGTCCGGCGCCTGCCCGTGGTCACCACACCGTTGGACGTACTGGACGGCAGGGTCCCCCTCAACCAGTTGACGTCGCCCCGCCCCGATGTCGAACCGTGAAGGTCAATCCCCTCGAACCCGGAACCGGTCGTAGATCGTCGACCAGCTTCCGTACCGGCGCGGAACGTCGCGCAGGCAGCCTTTCCCGATTGGCTGGACTGGTACAACTACCACCGACCCCACACCGGCATCAGCGGCCAAACACCAGCCAGCCGCGTCACCAACCCGTCCGGTCAGCACACCTAGAGCCGAGCATATGACGACACCGTCGTCAGTGACCGCCGGCGCGGCTTTCGAGGCGGAAGTCGAACGGCACCGTTCCGGGGTCGAGGGCGGTGATCCCGCCGTCCACGGTGAGCACCGCACCGTTGACGAAGGACGCGGCGGGCGACAGCAACCAGTTGATCGCCTCGGCGACCTCGGACGGGTCACCCGGACGCCCAGTGGGCACCAGTTTCGTGACCTCTTGGTACGCCTCCTCGACCCCGCCGCCCAGTCCCGACTCCTCCGCGAACCGGGCCATGCGCCGGTCGGCCATCTCCGTACGCACCCAGGTGGGGCACACGGTGTTGGCC of Streptomyces cynarae contains these proteins:
- a CDS encoding glycoside hydrolase family 18 protein; protein product: MDTERTGQPLADQSGSEGAEPECVADSPEPRLPREPGVPEAGGEAGPARGSAEGLRGNGRPRYAWLSWTRRVALGLLLVLLVSTLAAGVALRLNYAGDPAPETYTRNRDALWLGHAWVDGRKRNTDLDALARRLRDTGIRDLYVHAGPLEHDGTLPKPAYRNARWLIDAVHRELPGVRVQAWLGDKLASEGRVGLRLQRQETRAAVVRSARQVLAAGFDGAHFDLEPLHSGDRDYLTLLDALHRVTSAHHVPLSVAAPQIDPLPALHSVTGLTGHPKWWSQRYFGQVARRVDQIAVMSYDTAMPLESLYGGYVAQQTSLALEVTPPSTDLLIGLPFYHEDHIGHHASAETVTAAVRGARLGLSRTDADRTHFGVALYVDFAATAADWAAYRTFLKQGGHESR
- a CDS encoding class I SAM-dependent methyltransferase, which gives rise to MAEPSFLTAVRESYDTVAADYVERVPPPAEMDPLSRAMLAGFAELVRTAGLGSVADLGCGPGRVTAHLAGLGVSAFGVDLSPKMIGLARHAYPNLRFTEGSMTALEMRDDELGGILAWYSTHHTPPQWLPAVFAEFHRTLAPGGYLLWGDYVGDERLQPTQGYGRPVSYESYLLPVDRMVGLLEQAGLVVTARLEQEPGGRVNRPHACLLARKPERT
- a CDS encoding IS5 family transposase, coding for MSERKPYPSDLSDEQWSLIEPVITAWKDRHRSVSGHQGVYDMREIVNAILYQGRTGCQWAYLPHDLPQKSATYYYFAAWRDDGTDQVIHELLRCQVRERARRLEDPTLVVLDTQSVHVAAGVPATTSGHDPAKRVPGRKRGLAVDVLGLVIAVVVLAANTHDNAAGIILLDQVAEHAGGTVRKALVDQGFKNQVVMHGAGLGIDVEIVARNPQDKGFVPQPKRWRVEQTYGILILHRRLVRDYEHRPSSSASRVYWAMTHVMTRRLTGASAPSWRAAQAVAA
- a CDS encoding nuclear transport factor 2 family protein, producing the protein MADRATMERIWEAHTAGEFVAQDVEATMATMDDDPIVVHVPTAMGGSGYDDVKDFYARWFIGRNPDDFTVRSISRTVGDDSLVDEMIVSFTHDIEVPWILPGLAPTGQQVRIPVIAVVDFRGPRVRSERIYWDQTAVLAQTQLLNDDIVRRLPVVTTPLDVLDGRVPLNQLTSPRPDVEP